Genomic window (Streptomyces sp. NBC_00078):
CAGCGAGTTGCGTCGTCGTGTCGTTCGCGGCGGGAATCTTTCTGCTGACCCTCGACTCCTGGGGGCCGTCGTACAGCTTCCTGCACGGGTCGGTCAAGGGCCTCGGCTTCATCATGGCCGTCGCCTCCTGGAACCTGCTCACGCTGCAGGACGGGGTGCTGACCGGGCTGCGCAGTGCGCCGTGGGTGCCGGTCGGCAACACGGTGTTCTCCGCGGTGAAGCTGGCGCTGCTGGTCGGACTGGCCGTCAGCATGCCGACGACCGGCGTCTTCGTCTCCTGGGTCCTGGCGATCGCCACCTCCGTGGTGCCGCTGGGCATCCTGGTGTTCCGGAAGCTGGCCCCCCGGCACATCGAGGCCACGGCGGACCGTACGAAGACACCGACCCTGAAGGAGATCGGCAGGTTCCTGGCCGGCGACTACACCGGCTCGCTTTTCTCGCTCGCCGTCGTCTATCTCGTCCCGGTGATCATCGCCGCGCAGGTCAGCTCCGAGGACAACGCCTACTTCTACATCACCACCACCATCGGCGGCACCGTCAACCTGCTCGCCATCAACATGGGCGCCTCGCTCACCGTCGAGGGCTCGCACGACCCGGCCCGGCTGGCCGCCAACACCCGGGCCGCGCTCCGGCGCATGGCGCGGATCATGCTGCCGATCTGCGGGCTGCTGTTCATCGGGGCGCCGTGGATCCTCGGCGTCTTCGGCGCGGGCTACGCGGACGCGGCGACCCCGCTGCTGCGCTGGTTCGCATGCGGTGCGCTGCTCCGGGTCGTCATGGAGACGTACTTCGCGGTGCTGCGCGCGCAGAGCCGTACCGCCGGACTCGCCTGGCTGCAGGGCCTGTTGTGCGTCCTGGTGCTCGGACTGACGTTGCTGCTGCTCCCCCGTATGGGGCTGACCGGCGCCGGCGTCGCCGAGATCTCCTCGCTCTCGGTGATCGTCCTGATCGCCGCGCCCAGGCTGTACCGCACGCTCAGGGCCGCACCGGCCGCCGCCGTCCCCGAAGCGGCGGCACCCGACGGGGACCTCGCCGACCTGGGGGCGCGCGAGGTCCCTGCCACGGAGACGACGCGCAGGCGCGGGCCGGCCTGGGCGCTGGACAGCGACACCCTGGCGCTGGGCATCCACGTCGACTTCGACCACCAGGAACGCCGTCCCGACGTCCGCCCGGGTCCCGGCACACCGCCTACCGGCACCCCCGTGGCACCCGCCGACCACCGGCCGTCCTGGGCGAAGAACCCGGAGCTGGGCCTGCCGGTGGAGGAGCGTGAGCCGGGTTCCGAGGCATCCCTGGGACCGGCCGAGATGGAGGTGGACGCGCCGTTCGAGGCGGAGTTCGGGGCCGGCTTCGAGGGGGGCGAAGACGAAGGGGCCGCAGGAGGGGCGAGGGCGTCGCTCGTCCGGGAGGAGGCATCCGTACGCGAAGAGGTGCCGGTGCCCGTCGCGCCGTCTCCGCTGTCGTTGCGCGAGCGCCTTCAGCCCACCCGCTTCGGCGTCGTCCTCGGCTGTCTGCTGGTGGCCGCGCTGCTGCTGTACTGGGTGCCCGCGCTGCGGCTGGGCGAGGCGGATCTGGAGGAGATGGGCGGGCTCGGCCTCGTCTCGGTACTGCCGCTGCCCACCCTGGTCGGTGCGGCGCTGCTGGTCGCGGTGTTCGCCTCGCTGCTCTGGCTCGGCCGGGAGCACAAGGCGCTGCTGCTGGTGACGCTGCTCGCGACCGTGGTGTCGCTGCACGCGCTGCCCGCGGTGATCGAGACCGAGCCGCGCTTCCCGACCGCCTGGCAGCACCTCGGGTTCCTGGACTACATCGACCGCACCGGGTCCGCCGTACCGGACCTGGACGCGCGCTGGAGCTGGCCCGGCTTCTTCGCGGTGGCCGCGTTCGTCACCAGGGCCTGCGGGACGACGGACCTCACCGACCTCATCCGCTGGTGGCCGCTGGCCATCCAACTCCTCTATCTGGCACCGATGTTCCTGCTCGTGCGCTCGATGCGGGCGAGCTGGCGCGCCAAGTGGACGGGTATCTGGATCTTCGTGCTCAGCGGCTGGGTGGGGCAGGACTACTTCTCGCCGCAGGGCTTCACCTTCCTCCTCTACCTGGCGTTCGTGGCGATCCTGCTGGTCTGGTTCCGGGCGCCGCGGGTGATCTGGACGAAGCGGCGGCCCGGCGAGGCGGAGGTCGAGCCGACCAGCCGCCGTCAGAAGGCCGTCCTGCTGGGCGTGGTGATCGGGCTGTTCGCGGCGAGCGTGCCGGCCCACCAGCTCACGCCGTTCGTGATGCTGGGCGTGCTCGCGGTGCTCGTGATGGTGGGCCGCTCCGAACTGCGCGGCCTGCCCATCCTGTTCGGCGTCCTGGTCGTCGGCTGGCTGGGCTTCATGGCGGAGCCGTACTGGTCGGGGCACTTCAACGACCTGTTCGGCGGTGTCGGCGGCGTCGGCAGCAATGTGTCCACGTCGGTCTCCGGCCGTATCCAGGGCGGCGACTCGACCCACAAGCTCGTGCTGTACACGCGCGTCCTGCTGGCCGGCGGCGTGATGACGTTCGCCTGCTGGGGCTGGTGGCGGCGGCGCGACCACAAGTACCGCGAGCGGTCGCTGCTGGTGCTGACGTTCGTCCCCTTCCTGGGCTTCGGCATGCAGTCCTACGGCGGCGAGATGGCCCTGCGCGTCTTCATGTTCGCCGTGCCGGGGGCGGCGCTGCTGGCCGGTCTCGCCCTGTTCCCGCGCACCGGCGTCACCGCCGAGGAACGGGACAAGGACCGGGTCAGCCTGGCCCCGCTGGCCGCGCTCCTGGCCGGGCTGCTCCTCATGGGCGGCTTCCTGGTGGCCCGTTGGGGCAACGAGCCCTTCGAGCGGGTCCGGCCCGGCGAGGTCGCGGCCATGGACTATGTGTACGCCCACGACAAGCCGACCGTCCGGCTGCTGTGGCTGAGCAACGACACGGTCAACGACGTGACGCCGGCGATGCCGTGGGGCGCGAGGGACATGGAGCGGGTCAACTACGTGCCCACGCTCGCTCCGGCCGACCCGGTGCTGGTGTCGAGCCTGGTCAAGGCGCTGAAGGACGCGGGTCCGAACTCGTACCTGATGATCAACGCCGGCCAGATGACCTATCTCCAGATGGACGTGGGCTATTCGGACACCTGGCAGCCCCGGCTCCTCCAGAACCTGGACCACCGGCCGGAGTTGAAGAAGGTCTACGTCAATGCCGACGCCACCCTCTACGCCCTCAGGAAGCAGCCCGAGGGCAAGGTGCCGGCGCCCGATCCAGGTCCGATCGGACCGCAGATCACCTGGACGCCGTGGTCGGTCGTCGGCGGCCTCGCCGCCCTCGCGCTCATCGTGCTGCTGACGGCGCGCGAGGTGGTACGGGTCGCGACGCGGCCGAGTGTGCGGCAGCTGCGCCGGCTGCAGAGCAGTTTCTGGTTCTCGCTGCCGCTGCTGGCGGTGCTGCTGGCCGCGCTGGTGCAGAGGTTCCTGAGCATGAAGTGACCATGACGTGGGGGTCGTCGCCGTCGCCGAAGTGGCTTGCCGGGCTTACCTGGTGAGCCACTTCACTTCGTAGGCCTGCATCTCGAACCGCTTGCCGTCGACCTTCGCGCTGATCGACCGGTCGAGGGTGTTGACCACCAGGACGGTCTTGCCGGTGGCGAGGACGCGGACGTTGGGCACGTCGTCCGCGGCGACCGCGACGGCCTTGTACGTCGTGCCGGGCGGGAACTCCTGGTTGAAGCGGGAGACCAGGTCGAACATGGGCAGCTTCCTGCCGCCGCTCGAACCGTCGGTCTGCGTCCACAGACAGCCTGGGCAGTCGCTGCCCTTCTCGTCCTCCGGGTTCCAGTAGAAGCCCGAGGAGGCGCCGCCCTTGACCATGGCGATCATTCCGGCGGCCTGGACGGCGACCCGGCGGGTCTCGGACCAGCCCTTGCGGTCGTCGTTGCCGTCGGCGGGCTCGACGTAGTACTCGGCCCACCACAGCGGCAGGTTGTCCGTCTGCTTCCGCACCCACCTGCCGACCGCGGTGAACTTGTCGGTC
Coding sequences:
- a CDS encoding lipopolysaccharide biosynthesis protein, translating into MSDTTTTTEASQPVTEAPEQSGRRLRLPGMGSPKGGGSPLFRNAYALMLNTGISAVLGLGYWLIAARYYSESAVGQGSAAIAAMKLLAGLTAVALTGALARFIPVAGRATGRLIFRTYAASCVVVSFAAGIFLLTLDSWGPSYSFLHGSVKGLGFIMAVASWNLLTLQDGVLTGLRSAPWVPVGNTVFSAVKLALLVGLAVSMPTTGVFVSWVLAIATSVVPLGILVFRKLAPRHIEATADRTKTPTLKEIGRFLAGDYTGSLFSLAVVYLVPVIIAAQVSSEDNAYFYITTTIGGTVNLLAINMGASLTVEGSHDPARLAANTRAALRRMARIMLPICGLLFIGAPWILGVFGAGYADAATPLLRWFACGALLRVVMETYFAVLRAQSRTAGLAWLQGLLCVLVLGLTLLLLPRMGLTGAGVAEISSLSVIVLIAAPRLYRTLRAAPAAAVPEAAAPDGDLADLGAREVPATETTRRRGPAWALDSDTLALGIHVDFDHQERRPDVRPGPGTPPTGTPVAPADHRPSWAKNPELGLPVEEREPGSEASLGPAEMEVDAPFEAEFGAGFEGGEDEGAAGGARASLVREEASVREEVPVPVAPSPLSLRERLQPTRFGVVLGCLLVAALLLYWVPALRLGEADLEEMGGLGLVSVLPLPTLVGAALLVAVFASLLWLGREHKALLLVTLLATVVSLHALPAVIETEPRFPTAWQHLGFLDYIDRTGSAVPDLDARWSWPGFFAVAAFVTRACGTTDLTDLIRWWPLAIQLLYLAPMFLLVRSMRASWRAKWTGIWIFVLSGWVGQDYFSPQGFTFLLYLAFVAILLVWFRAPRVIWTKRRPGEAEVEPTSRRQKAVLLGVVIGLFAASVPAHQLTPFVMLGVLAVLVMVGRSELRGLPILFGVLVVGWLGFMAEPYWSGHFNDLFGGVGGVGSNVSTSVSGRIQGGDSTHKLVLYTRVLLAGGVMTFACWGWWRRRDHKYRERSLLVLTFVPFLGFGMQSYGGEMALRVFMFAVPGAALLAGLALFPRTGVTAEERDKDRVSLAPLAALLAGLLLMGGFLVARWGNEPFERVRPGEVAAMDYVYAHDKPTVRLLWLSNDTVNDVTPAMPWGARDMERVNYVPTLAPADPVLVSSLVKALKDAGPNSYLMINAGQMTYLQMDVGYSDTWQPRLLQNLDHRPELKKVYVNADATLYALRKQPEGKVPAPDPGPIGPQITWTPWSVVGGLAALALIVLLTAREVVRVATRPSVRQLRRLQSSFWFSLPLLAVLLAALVQRFLSMK